Genomic DNA from Candidatus Hinthialibacter antarcticus:
GGCGCAAATTTCTACGCGATACTCCACCGCGTCTCCGCAACGGCGGATGATTTCGTCAATCGCGCTGGGATACAAATTCACGCCGCGCACAATCACCATATCATCATAACGACCGAGGATGCCGCCGGGAAACGCGGCTTCCGGGCGTCCGTATTTTTTCTGATTGTCCCATGAAACGCGCACCATGTCGCCTGTTCGATATCGTAGCAGCGGAGACGCGCTGCGTCCCAGCGGGGTCAATATTAACTCGCCGGTTTCGCCGGACTCGACAGGCTCAAGCGTATCGGGATGCAACACTTCTACCAGGTAGTTTGGTTCTAACGGATGCAAAACGCCGCGATGTTCGAGCGACTCAAATGTCACGGGGCCGACTTCAGTCATGCCGTGATGATCGAACAATCGCGCGTTCCATTCCGACTCAATGCGCTGACGAACGCTGGGCGTACTGCCGCCCGGCTCGCCCGCAACGATGATCTTTTTAACGCCGCATCGGGAGATATCCATACGCTCATCGCGTGCGGACTGCGCCAAACGCAGGGCGTACGTCGGCGTACAACACAATACCGTCGCGTTGTTGGAAAACATGGTTTGGAGACGGCCCACGCTGCTCATGGCGCCGCCGGGGATACACAGGCAGCCGATTCTTTCAGCCGCGTTAAACGCCGCCCAGAAACCTAAGAAAGGGCCAAAGGAAAAAGCAAAAAAAACGCGGTCGGCTGGCGTAACGCCCACTTCTCGAAAAATGTTCATCCAGTTTCCCGCGACCCAATCCCAACTCTCCTGGGTATCGAGCCAGCGCATCGGGTAACCGCTGGTACCGCTGGTTTGGCTGTAACGAACGTAATTTTCTATCGGTTCACTGAGGTTGGTTCCATAGGGAGGATGATTTTTTTGGTCTTCGACGAGTTCGTGTTTCGTTGTAAACGGCGCATTCGCATAAAACTCATCCAGGCTATTTAGAGGAAACTTGAATCCCGCGTCTTGATATTTTTTTGTATAAAACTTATTGGTTGGAATGATTGCTTCCAACAACGCATTGAGTTTCTTCAATTGCGCCGCCTGGATATCGGCGCGCGTACTCAAACAACCATCATTCATGAGCGAGGCGTCTCCGCAGGCGGCTGCGCGGGTTGCACGATGGCGTGCGCATCGATTGGTTTTTTGGGAGCCGGGTTGGGTTTATATAATGTCACCATCGTGCCGCCGACGGCTGCAAGCGCGATTCCCATGACAAATTGCCAACGCAACGATATCCACCCGCCTGCGGGCGGATGCAAAGTTAAAGCGACAATGGCGTTCACGATGGGCGCGCCGGCGAAAATAATCGACATAACAACAGCGGGCGAGCCTTTGGCGCCAAACGCCAATAAGACGCAGAAGGCGCCGATGGCGCCGACGATGCCCGCCAGCAGCGACCAGACCATGCCCTTCATCGGAAACGTCCAAGCCGCGCCGTTTATCACAAGAATCAGAAACGGGGCCAAGACAGCCGTCAGGAAATAAGCCAGACCGACGAACAAAAATGCTTTATAGCGTCCATTGACCGGATCGGCCATGCCCATTTGCCCGGTGTGTAAAAAGATTCCATACAGCCCCCAACTGGCGACCGTCATTAATGCAAAAATCAGCCAGGTCATTCCGGCTTGTTG
This window encodes:
- a CDS encoding AMP-binding protein, yielding MNDGCLSTRADIQAAQLKKLNALLEAIIPTNKFYTKKYQDAGFKFPLNSLDEFYANAPFTTKHELVEDQKNHPPYGTNLSEPIENYVRYSQTSGTSGYPMRWLDTQESWDWVAGNWMNIFREVGVTPADRVFFAFSFGPFLGFWAAFNAAERIGCLCIPGGAMSSVGRLQTMFSNNATVLCCTPTYALRLAQSARDERMDISRCGVKKIIVAGEPGGSTPSVRQRIESEWNARLFDHHGMTEVGPVTFESLEHRGVLHPLEPNYLVEVLHPDTLEPVESGETGELILTPLGRSASPLLRYRTGDMVRVSWDNQKKYGRPEAAFPGGILGRYDDMVIVRGVNLYPSAIDEIIRRCGDAVEYRVEICAKASMTEMKILVEPAAGYDHPETLPHRLSTELYKTYHLRIPIETVSPGTLPRFEMKAKRWIRTHE